From the genome of Psychrilyobacter atlanticus DSM 19335, one region includes:
- a CDS encoding ArsR/SmtB family transcription factor, which produces MEIIDILKLIADKNRLRILNILYNKNKTCVCILEEILELNQSNLSRHLNRLKKAGIIVGEKRVQWVDYRISEKFLEENYFVKEILEERLDGGIFLEDLEKTKDLKC; this is translated from the coding sequence ATGGAAATAATAGATATATTAAAACTGATTGCAGATAAAAATAGATTGAGAATATTAAATATACTGTACAATAAAAATAAAACCTGTGTCTGTATATTGGAAGAGATATTGGAGCTTAACCAGTCGAACCTTTCCAGGCATCTCAACAGACTAAAAAAAGCAGGAATAATTGTAGGAGAAAAAAGAGTTCAATGGGTTGATTACAGAATATCTGAAAAGTTTCTAGAAGAAAATTATTTTGTAAAAGAAATATTAGAGGAAAGATTAGATGGGGGAATATTTTTGGAAGATCTGGAAAAAACTAAAGATTTAAAATGTTAA
- the arsB gene encoding ACR3 family arsenite efflux transporter, translated as MKKKIEINFFEKYLTVWVILCMIGGTLIGRYIPQIPTALGKLEYENISMPIAVLIWLIIYPMMLKIDFKSIVNATKNLKGLTITTSMNWLIKPFTMYAIAVLFLKGIFGGLIPTELADEYITGAVLLGAAPCTAMVFVWSKLTKGDTAYTLVQVAVNDLILLVAFVPIVGFLLGVSNVSVPYGTLFLSVILFVVTPLVAAWITRKSIVAHRGLDYLENIFIKKFDKSTMTGLLLTLIIIFSFQGEKLLTNPMDIALIAVPLTIQTFLIFIIAYLWAKKWNMPHEIASPGAMIGASNFFELAVAVAISIFGIDSGVTLATVVGLLVEVPVMLILVKISNSTRKYFKVSV; from the coding sequence ATGAAAAAAAAAATAGAAATTAATTTTTTTGAAAAATACCTTACAGTCTGGGTAATCTTATGTATGATAGGAGGAACATTAATCGGAAGGTATATTCCTCAAATTCCCACAGCACTGGGAAAATTGGAGTATGAAAATATATCCATGCCAATAGCAGTATTGATATGGCTTATCATCTATCCAATGATGCTTAAAATTGATTTTAAAAGTATAGTCAATGCAACTAAAAATTTAAAAGGGTTGACGATAACAACCAGTATGAACTGGCTGATTAAACCCTTTACAATGTATGCTATAGCAGTACTTTTTTTAAAAGGTATATTTGGGGGCCTTATCCCTACAGAGCTTGCGGATGAATATATCACAGGAGCAGTTTTATTGGGGGCCGCACCTTGTACAGCCATGGTATTTGTATGGAGTAAACTAACCAAAGGTGATACAGCCTATACCTTGGTACAGGTAGCAGTAAATGATCTGATTCTTCTGGTGGCATTTGTTCCTATTGTAGGTTTTTTATTAGGAGTTTCCAATGTTAGTGTACCCTATGGAACTTTATTTTTATCGGTGATTTTATTTGTGGTAACCCCTCTAGTAGCAGCATGGATAACAAGAAAATCTATAGTGGCTCATAGGGGACTGGATTATTTAGAAAATATATTTATTAAAAAATTTGATAAAAGTACTATGACGGGGTTATTATTAACACTGATCATCATATTTTCTTTTCAAGGAGAGAAATTACTGACCAATCCAATGGATATAGCTCTTATAGCTGTACCTCTGACTATACAGACATTCCTGATATTTATTATAGCCTACCTATGGGCTAAGAAATGGAATATGCCCCATGAAATTGCATCTCCAGGTGCTATGATTGGTGCCAGTAATTTCTTTGAGCTTGCAGTAGCGGTAGCCATATCAATATTTGGTATTGACTCAGGAGTAACTTTAGCAACTGTAGTAGGACTTTTAGTAGAAGTGCCTGTTATGTTAATTTTAGTAAAAATTTCAAATTCAACAAGAAAATACTTTAAGGTAAGTGTATAG
- a CDS encoding low molecular weight phosphatase family protein codes for MKIAFVCNGNSFKSLIGERFGNEFNDGSFEIYSAGTNPAEKINEAGEKIMKAKGYSMEGYSPSSMDELPEKVDVLVKMGCDIDCPIHHADKVVNFGLEGIKDKEKCVEMIELKVKKLLEDLSQN; via the coding sequence ATGAAAATAGCATTTGTATGTAACGGAAATTCTTTTAAATCTCTTATCGGAGAAAGGTTTGGAAATGAATTCAATGATGGGAGTTTTGAAATCTATTCAGCAGGAACCAACCCAGCTGAAAAGATTAATGAAGCTGGGGAAAAGATAATGAAAGCCAAAGGATACTCAATGGAGGGATACTCTCCAAGCAGTATGGATGAATTACCTGAAAAAGTAGATGTTCTAGTGAAGATGGGATGCGATATTGACTGTCCGATCCATCATGCAGATAAAGTTGTTAATTTTGGGTTAGAAGGTATAAAGGATAAGGAAAAATGTGTTGAGATGATAGAGTTAAAGGTAAAAAAATTATTAGAAGATCTGTCACAAAATTAA
- a CDS encoding Eco57I restriction-modification methylase domain-containing protein has product MNINSDTNFKVYTPDYIAKEMVDKSLEIYFHGDYSRSKFDNLRCADLSCGTGNLIIPLLQTIMELSKGKLGEYIYNSSWITGYDIDGEALVICKNNISKVLEKYEIADKDINLIETNSLMEEIDETYDIVLGNPPYFGEKNNKEIFKDMRQYKFGKENYEGKMDYAYFFIAKGIDVLKDGGVLSYITTNYWFKADHAKKLREKIKKHTTFKYINNYNKSVFEDAVGQHNVVFTLKKEKKQGRLEVIDDREKYFIDSDKIYNYRDKIILAKNDDLERLDKVYNGRTHFLGELLNINQGIVSGHDRAFVFDSYEKKYSEYLKPFYKNKDIDQYSYASNKYWILYLDYKVALDKKLAKHMNPYKERLSRRREVLKSIINWWELQWARDEKIFNVPKIIGRQRSKINKFSYSEGEFYGSADIYYLTPKQKDINLFYILGYLNSKVFYDWFKYNGKMKGDNLELYATPLKETPIYYSEDKSEIAYIEKLVKKQIKNYEEETQKLIDGYFFDLKYRRK; this is encoded by the coding sequence GTGAATATAAACAGTGATACAAATTTTAAGGTGTACACACCGGATTATATAGCAAAAGAGATGGTAGACAAGAGCTTAGAAATATATTTTCATGGAGATTACAGCAGATCCAAATTTGATAACCTCAGGTGTGCTGATCTTTCGTGCGGGACGGGTAATCTTATCATTCCACTACTACAGACTATTATGGAGTTATCCAAGGGAAAATTAGGAGAGTATATCTATAACAGTTCATGGATTACAGGCTATGATATAGACGGGGAAGCCCTGGTGATATGCAAAAATAATATTTCAAAGGTGCTGGAAAAATATGAGATTGCAGATAAAGATATAAATTTAATAGAGACTAACTCCCTCATGGAGGAGATCGATGAAACCTATGATATTGTTTTAGGAAACCCTCCTTATTTTGGTGAGAAGAACAATAAAGAGATCTTTAAAGATATGAGGCAATATAAGTTCGGGAAGGAAAATTATGAGGGAAAGATGGATTACGCCTATTTTTTTATAGCCAAGGGGATAGATGTACTAAAAGACGGAGGAGTCCTGAGCTACATAACCACAAATTATTGGTTTAAAGCTGATCATGCTAAAAAACTGAGGGAGAAGATAAAAAAACATACTACCTTTAAATATATAAATAACTATAATAAATCTGTCTTTGAGGATGCTGTAGGACAGCACAACGTTGTTTTTACCCTGAAAAAGGAAAAAAAACAAGGCAGATTAGAAGTAATAGATGATAGGGAAAAATACTTTATAGATAGTGATAAAATATATAATTATAGAGATAAGATTATCCTGGCTAAAAATGATGATTTGGAACGATTGGATAAGGTATATAATGGAAGAACTCATTTCTTAGGAGAACTCCTAAATATCAATCAGGGAATAGTCAGCGGGCATGATAGGGCCTTTGTTTTTGATTCCTATGAAAAAAAATACAGTGAATATCTAAAACCATTCTATAAAAATAAAGATATAGACCAGTATTCTTATGCTTCCAATAAATACTGGATCCTCTATCTGGATTATAAGGTAGCTTTAGATAAAAAACTGGCTAAGCATATGAACCCTTATAAGGAACGACTCAGTAGGAGGAGGGAAGTTCTAAAATCCATTATTAATTGGTGGGAACTCCAGTGGGCCAGAGATGAAAAGATATTTAATGTGCCTAAGATAATCGGGAGACAGAGATCTAAGATAAATAAGTTTTCATATTCAGAAGGTGAATTCTATGGGAGTGCAGACATATATTATCTCACTCCTAAGCAAAAAGATATAAATTTATTTTATATCCTGGGTTATCTAAATTCCAAGGTTTTCTATGACTGGTTTAAATATAACGGGAAGATGAAGGGGGATAATTTAGAGCTCTACGCCACTCCTCTAAAGGAAACACCTATATATTATTCTGAAGATAAAAGTGAAATAGCCTATATTGAGAAGCTAGTGAAGAAGCAGATCAAAAATTATGAGGAGGAGACTCAAAAATTAATAGATGGATATTTTTTTGATCTAAAATATAGAAGGAAATAA
- a CDS encoding 4-hydroxybutyrate dehydrogenase — MRLLKIQPEIHKFDKFKEFATEFKIGKGDLLFTHDFLFDNYMKELNLESENLFFECFGLGEPSDETINYIMDAIRGKDIKRVIAVGGGSVIDISKLLILEDTKDCLNYFEKTVEIKKVRELVIVPTTCGTGSEVTNISISEIKSKKTKMGLAVDELYPESAVLIPELLMNLPYKFFVTSSIDALIHAIEAYVSPKANMYTEIFSVKAIEMILKGYMEILEHGEDHRKEIIEEFMIGSNYAGIAFGNAGVGAVHALSYPLGGVYHVPHGEANYQFFTEVFKTYLAKDPNGKIAEVNKVLADIMNIPAGEDVYAGLSNVLDKLLSRKPLKEYGMKEEEIEGFADAVIAGQQRLLANNYVPLERTDIINIYKNLY, encoded by the coding sequence ATGAGACTTTTAAAAATACAACCAGAAATACATAAATTTGATAAATTTAAAGAGTTTGCTACAGAATTTAAAATAGGAAAGGGGGACTTACTTTTTACCCATGATTTCCTTTTTGATAACTATATGAAAGAGTTAAATTTAGAATCTGAAAATTTATTCTTCGAGTGCTTTGGCTTAGGAGAACCTTCTGATGAAACTATAAATTATATTATGGACGCTATCAGAGGGAAGGATATAAAAAGAGTTATCGCTGTAGGTGGAGGATCTGTCATAGATATCTCAAAATTATTGATATTAGAAGATACCAAAGATTGCCTTAATTATTTTGAAAAAACAGTTGAGATAAAAAAAGTAAGAGAATTAGTCATAGTACCTACAACTTGTGGAACAGGAAGTGAGGTAACAAATATCTCTATCTCTGAAATAAAATCTAAAAAAACTAAGATGGGATTAGCTGTAGATGAGCTTTACCCTGAAAGTGCAGTATTAATTCCGGAATTACTTATGAATTTACCATATAAATTCTTCGTAACAAGTTCAATAGATGCTTTGATCCATGCTATAGAAGCCTATGTGTCTCCAAAAGCAAATATGTATACTGAGATCTTCAGTGTCAAAGCAATTGAGATGATCCTGAAGGGATATATGGAAATTTTAGAACATGGAGAAGATCATAGAAAAGAGATCATAGAAGAATTTATGATAGGAAGTAACTATGCAGGAATAGCATTTGGAAATGCAGGAGTAGGAGCAGTTCATGCACTATCTTATCCTTTAGGAGGAGTGTATCATGTTCCCCATGGAGAAGCTAACTATCAGTTCTTCACAGAGGTATTTAAAACATACTTAGCTAAGGATCCAAATGGTAAGATCGCTGAAGTTAATAAAGTATTGGCTGATATTATGAATATCCCAGCTGGGGAAGATGTTTATGCAGGTTTATCAAATGTTTTAGACAAACTACTTTCTAGAAAACCACTCAAAGAATATGGGATGAAGGAAGAGGAAATTGAAGGATTTGCAGATGCAGTAATTGCAGGACAGCAAAGGCTTTTGGCCAACAACTATGTTCCTTTAGAAAGAACCGATATAATAAATATCTATAAAAATCTTTACTAA
- a CDS encoding aldehyde dehydrogenase family protein, whose product MDSKNYINNMIQKATVAQRELATYSQEELDAIVRTIGKTVYDNAEELARMAVDETRMGVYEDKVGKNKGKSKNIWHNLKDKKSVGIIERDLEKNLIMVAKPVGIVGAVTPTTNPIVTPMCNAMFAVKGGNAIIVAPHPRSKGCTTETVARINNALVENGIRCPKDAIQVITEPSLAYTNELMEKVDVVLATGGMGMVKAAYSSGKPSFGVGAGNVQVIVDKGVNYDDAAAKIIAGRKFDNGIICSGEQTVIAPKSEYNKVIDAMVKNGAHYIDNPADIQKFRDTIFEGGHMNKDVVGQSVAKVAEMAGVAVPKEAKVILLKASGIGAEDLLCKEKMCPVLSAFEYDTIEDAINIAQTNLDLEGKGHTASIHSFNLENIELAGNLLTVSRLVVNASSSTTAGGSMLNGFAPTTTLGCGTWGNNIISENLDYKHLINVSRIGLIREDVIIPTDEQIWE is encoded by the coding sequence ATGGATTCAAAAAACTACATCAACAACATGATTCAAAAAGCAACGGTAGCTCAAAGAGAATTAGCAACATACAGCCAAGAAGAGTTAGATGCCATAGTTAGAACAATTGGTAAAACTGTATATGATAATGCTGAAGAACTTGCAAGAATGGCTGTAGATGAAACTAGAATGGGTGTATATGAAGACAAAGTAGGAAAAAATAAAGGTAAATCTAAAAATATATGGCACAATTTAAAAGATAAAAAAAGTGTAGGAATAATAGAAAGAGATTTAGAAAAAAATCTTATCATGGTAGCTAAACCTGTTGGGATTGTTGGAGCAGTTACTCCTACAACAAATCCAATAGTAACACCTATGTGTAACGCTATGTTCGCTGTGAAAGGGGGAAATGCAATTATCGTAGCTCCACATCCTAGATCTAAAGGTTGTACTACTGAAACAGTTGCTAGAATCAATAATGCTTTAGTAGAAAATGGAATCAGATGTCCAAAGGATGCTATCCAAGTAATCACAGAACCATCTCTAGCTTATACAAACGAATTGATGGAAAAAGTAGATGTAGTTCTTGCAACTGGAGGAATGGGAATGGTTAAAGCTGCTTATTCAAGTGGAAAACCTTCATTTGGAGTAGGAGCAGGAAACGTTCAGGTAATTGTAGATAAAGGCGTTAATTACGATGATGCAGCAGCTAAAATTATAGCTGGTAGAAAATTTGATAACGGTATAATTTGTTCTGGTGAGCAGACAGTAATCGCTCCAAAATCAGAATATAATAAAGTTATAGATGCTATGGTTAAAAACGGAGCTCACTATATCGATAATCCTGCTGATATTCAAAAGTTTAGAGATACAATTTTTGAAGGTGGACATATGAATAAAGATGTTGTAGGACAGTCAGTTGCTAAAGTTGCAGAGATGGCAGGAGTAGCAGTTCCAAAAGAAGCAAAAGTTATACTTTTAAAAGCCAGTGGAATAGGAGCAGAAGATCTTCTTTGTAAAGAAAAAATGTGTCCTGTACTTTCAGCTTTTGAATATGATACTATTGAAGACGCAATTAATATTGCTCAAACAAACTTAGATCTTGAAGGAAAGGGACATACAGCATCTATCCATTCATTTAATTTAGAAAATATTGAATTAGCTGGAAACTTATTAACAGTAAGTAGATTAGTTGTAAATGCTTCCTCTTCAACAACTGCTGGAGGATCTATGTTAAACGGATTTGCTCCTACGACTACACTAGGTTGTGGAACTTGGGGAAATAATATTATTTCAGAAAATTTAGATTATAAACATTTAATCAATGTTTCTAGAATAGGTTTAATTAGAGAAGACGTTATAATTCCAACAGATGAACAAATCTGGGAATAG
- a CDS encoding acetyl-CoA hydrolase/transferase family protein, whose protein sequence is MQSRIRNEKLKEKIMNPMEAAQLIKDGMVIGTSGFTPSGYPKVVPLALAERVKSTNEKMKLTLYSGASLGPEVDGAWAEAGILAKRLPYQTNKQLRQDINCGKVEYLDMHLSHSSQYLNYGVLQKVDVAIVEAIAITEEGNIIPTSAVGNSPSFIKNADKIIVEISSKQPVELEGMSDIYMLENPPMRTHIPIKTPGDRIGTPFIVCDKDKIAAVVFSDMEDHVRDLAPISDVDRAISKNIINFLEKEVSLGRLTKNLLPLQSGVGNVANAVLAGLCDSTFENLVCYTEVIQDAMLELMQCGKIKKASACSISPSPRGLKVFRENIDFFKDKIILRPLEISNSPEMARKLGVIAMNTAIEVDIYGNVNSTHIMGSKIMNGIGGSGDFARNAYLTIFSTSSIAKGGKISSIVPMVSHVDHTEHDTMIIVTEQGVADLRGLSPKEKARLVIENCVHPDFKDQMRDYFNRACEVCHSCHTPHILEEALSWHANFLETGTMKK, encoded by the coding sequence ATGCAATCTAGAATTAGAAATGAAAAACTCAAAGAAAAAATTATGAATCCTATGGAAGCAGCTCAATTAATAAAAGATGGAATGGTTATCGGTACCAGTGGATTTACTCCTTCAGGTTATCCTAAGGTTGTCCCTCTTGCCCTTGCAGAGAGGGTGAAATCCACTAACGAAAAAATGAAATTAACACTTTACTCCGGTGCCTCCCTTGGACCAGAAGTAGATGGAGCATGGGCTGAAGCAGGGATTCTTGCCAAAAGACTTCCCTACCAGACAAATAAACAATTGAGACAGGATATAAACTGCGGAAAGGTAGAATATCTGGATATGCATCTCAGTCACTCATCTCAATATCTCAACTACGGTGTCTTACAAAAAGTTGATGTAGCTATCGTAGAAGCTATCGCTATAACAGAGGAAGGTAATATAATCCCTACAAGTGCAGTGGGGAATTCGCCGTCATTTATAAAGAATGCAGATAAGATCATCGTTGAAATAAGCTCAAAGCAGCCAGTAGAATTAGAAGGGATGTCAGATATATACATGCTTGAAAATCCCCCTATGAGAACTCACATTCCTATAAAAACTCCTGGTGACAGGATTGGAACACCGTTTATAGTGTGTGATAAAGATAAAATTGCAGCTGTGGTTTTTTCAGATATGGAAGACCATGTAAGAGACCTGGCACCAATTTCTGATGTGGATAGAGCTATCTCTAAAAATATTATTAATTTCTTAGAAAAAGAAGTTTCTTTAGGAAGATTAACTAAAAATCTACTTCCTCTACAATCTGGTGTAGGTAATGTTGCAAATGCTGTTCTTGCCGGACTCTGTGATTCTACTTTTGAAAATTTAGTCTGTTATACCGAGGTTATCCAGGATGCAATGCTTGAACTCATGCAGTGTGGAAAGATAAAAAAAGCATCTGCCTGTTCTATAAGTCCTTCTCCTAGAGGTCTTAAAGTATTCAGAGAAAATATCGATTTCTTTAAAGATAAAATTATTTTGAGACCATTAGAGATTTCAAACAGTCCTGAAATGGCTAGAAAATTAGGAGTAATTGCAATGAATACAGCTATCGAAGTAGATATCTACGGAAATGTAAATTCAACTCATATAATGGGATCGAAAATAATGAATGGTATCGGAGGATCTGGTGACTTTGCTAGAAATGCATATCTAACAATTTTTAGTACAAGCTCTATTGCAAAAGGTGGAAAAATTTCATCGATTGTACCTATGGTTTCCCATGTAGACCATACAGAACATGACACAATGATAATAGTTACAGAACAAGGTGTAGCTGACCTTCGTGGACTCAGTCCAAAAGAAAAAGCAAGATTAGTCATTGAAAATTGTGTCCATCCCGATTTCAAAGATCAAATGAGAGACTATTTTAACAGAGCGTGTGAAGTATGCCATAGCTGCCATACACCTCACATTTTAGAGGAAGCTCTTTCGTGGCATGCAAATTTCTTAGAAACAGGAACTATGAAAAAATAA
- a CDS encoding membrane protein: protein MFVFKSIHWLTNPFILMFVTIFLGLLLGKLLKIGTSGALFSGLVIGWLVVKMANASINAQGPYTSTFNSMLKVSVIDKKFFSLFLILFVGAVGLLAADKIAIILKTYGTKFIVLGLLIVFIGAGTTYTLTILSNKANPYEVSGVYTGALTSSPGLAAAIETSREHAKEWTVDYPTLSHHNKEIMLNILNSNGTLTPENTPTLSSEQADEFIIDAESGVGIGHAIGYPFGVLIVILAMKLFPKLFRLNLEEEHQQFQDEMREAEKQINIKHIEPVTFDLVAFAFVCVMGYTLGMIKINLGYLGYFSLGSTGGILAASIFLGHIGKLGFMTFRMDKKILGVIRDIALTFFLSIVGLRYGFAAIDSITGAGFYLSIVAILVGIFSMFSGFLVGKYVFKINWIMLSGAICGGMTSTPGLGVAVDVIGTDDPAAGYAATYPFALFGMVLFTIILHKLPM, encoded by the coding sequence ATGTTTGTATTTAAAAGTATTCATTGGTTAACTAATCCTTTCATTCTTATGTTTGTAACAATTTTTTTAGGGTTACTTTTAGGAAAACTATTAAAAATTGGAACCTCTGGAGCCTTGTTCTCTGGATTGGTAATAGGATGGCTCGTTGTAAAAATGGCCAATGCTTCAATAAATGCACAAGGACCTTACACCTCTACATTTAATTCTATGCTCAAGGTCAGCGTTATAGATAAAAAATTCTTTAGTTTATTTTTAATTCTTTTTGTAGGAGCAGTCGGACTTTTGGCTGCAGATAAAATTGCCATAATACTAAAAACATACGGCACAAAATTTATTGTGTTGGGGCTTCTCATTGTATTTATAGGAGCGGGGACAACTTATACACTTACTATCTTGAGTAATAAAGCAAACCCCTATGAAGTTTCAGGTGTTTATACCGGAGCTCTTACCAGTTCCCCTGGATTAGCTGCTGCTATTGAAACATCTAGAGAACACGCTAAGGAATGGACTGTAGACTATCCAACACTTAGTCATCACAACAAAGAGATAATGCTCAACATATTAAATTCTAATGGTACTCTCACACCAGAAAATACACCGACCTTATCTTCAGAGCAAGCAGACGAATTTATTATTGATGCGGAATCTGGAGTAGGTATAGGTCATGCTATCGGGTATCCATTTGGAGTTCTTATCGTTATCTTAGCGATGAAGCTCTTTCCTAAATTATTTAGATTAAACTTGGAAGAGGAACATCAGCAATTCCAAGATGAGATGAGAGAAGCAGAAAAACAAATAAATATTAAACATATAGAACCTGTAACATTTGATCTCGTCGCCTTTGCATTTGTCTGTGTCATGGGTTATACACTGGGGATGATAAAAATAAACCTTGGCTACTTAGGATACTTCAGTCTGGGATCTACAGGAGGGATTTTAGCGGCTTCCATCTTCTTAGGACATATCGGGAAATTAGGATTTATGACTTTTAGAATGGATAAAAAAATTCTTGGAGTAATCAGAGATATTGCTCTTACTTTTTTCCTCTCTATAGTTGGTTTAAGATATGGATTCGCGGCTATTGATTCTATAACAGGAGCTGGATTTTATCTGTCTATAGTTGCTATTCTAGTCGGTATATTCTCTATGTTTTCAGGTTTCCTTGTAGGGAAATACGTATTTAAAATTAACTGGATCATGCTTTCAGGAGCAATCTGCGGTGGTATGACTTCTACTCCTGGTCTTGGAGTTGCTGTAGATGTTATTGGTACCGATGATCCCGCAGCAGGATACGCTGCTACATATCCATTTGCTCTATTTGGAATGGTTTTATTCACAATTATTTTACATAAATTACCCATGTAA
- a CDS encoding acetyl-CoA hydrolase/transferase family protein — protein sequence MNWKELYKEKLVSPDEAILNINSKNRVVVAHACAEPKILIDALVKNKEKFENLEIVHMVAMGKAQYVNDDMKKHFVHNALFAGASTRKAVQDGRADFTTCYFHEVPKLFRDGHLPVDAALIQTSLPDEHGNCSMGISIDYIKSAAENSKLVIAQVNKHMPRTMGDSFIHISDINYIVEHSEPLIELNPPKIGEIEKAIGKNCASLVEDGSTLQLGIGAIPDAALLFLKDKKDLGIHSEMISDGVLELVKSGVINNKAKNFHKGKMVVTFVMGTKALYDYVDNNPLVEFYPVDYVNDPVIIARNDNMVSINSCVQLDLTGQVCSESIGYKQISGVGGQVDFVRGATMSKGGKSIIAIPSTAAKGKVSRIVSVLDEGAVVTTSRNDVDYIVTEYGVARLKGKTIKERGRALIDIAHPDFREDLIKNWEERYHCKF from the coding sequence ATGAACTGGAAAGAGCTGTATAAAGAAAAACTAGTATCTCCAGATGAAGCAATCTTAAATATAAATTCCAAAAACAGAGTAGTAGTAGCTCATGCATGTGCCGAACCAAAAATTTTAATAGATGCTTTAGTTAAAAATAAAGAAAAATTTGAAAATTTAGAGATTGTCCATATGGTTGCAATGGGAAAAGCTCAATATGTTAATGATGATATGAAAAAACACTTTGTTCATAATGCATTATTTGCAGGGGCTAGTACCAGAAAAGCAGTTCAAGACGGAAGAGCTGATTTTACTACATGTTATTTTCATGAAGTTCCCAAGTTATTTAGAGATGGTCATCTCCCAGTAGATGCCGCTTTAATACAAACAAGTCTTCCCGATGAACATGGAAACTGCAGTATGGGAATCTCCATTGATTATATCAAATCAGCTGCAGAAAATTCAAAACTTGTCATTGCTCAGGTAAATAAACATATGCCGAGAACCATGGGAGATTCTTTCATCCATATCTCAGACATAAATTATATTGTGGAACATTCTGAACCTCTTATTGAACTCAATCCTCCTAAAATAGGAGAAATTGAAAAAGCTATTGGAAAAAACTGTGCATCTCTTGTTGAAGATGGTTCTACCCTTCAGCTTGGGATCGGTGCTATTCCAGATGCAGCTCTATTGTTTTTAAAAGATAAGAAAGATTTAGGAATTCACTCTGAGATGATCTCCGATGGTGTCTTAGAACTAGTAAAATCTGGTGTCATAAACAATAAAGCTAAAAATTTTCATAAAGGAAAGATGGTTGTTACCTTTGTAATGGGAACCAAGGCACTCTATGATTATGTAGATAATAATCCTTTAGTTGAGTTTTATCCAGTGGATTATGTCAATGATCCGGTAATAATAGCTAGAAACGATAATATGGTCTCTATTAATTCATGTGTACAGCTAGACCTAACTGGTCAGGTCTGTTCAGAATCTATAGGATATAAACAAATAAGCGGTGTAGGTGGACAGGTGGACTTTGTCAGAGGAGCCACTATGAGTAAAGGTGGTAAATCAATTATTGCTATCCCTTCTACAGCTGCCAAAGGAAAAGTATCCCGTATAGTCTCAGTCTTAGATGAAGGTGCTGTAGTGACTACATCTAGAAATGACGTAGATTATATAGTAACTGAATATGGTGTTGCTAGACTTAAAGGTAAAACCATCAAAGAAAGAGGACGGGCATTGATAGATATTGCTCACCCTGATTTTAGGGAAGATCTCATTAAAAATTGGGAGGAAAGATATCACTGTAAATTCTAA
- a CDS encoding NifU family protein encodes MLQRIEKIISDKVRPSIREHGGDIEIISVQDEILKIKLLGSCVGCYHASSTTSDFVKKIILLEDVGVKDVVLETGVSDDLIEMAKKLLAKKNV; translated from the coding sequence ATGCTGCAAAGAATAGAAAAAATTATATCAGATAAAGTAAGACCCTCTATAAGAGAGCATGGCGGTGACATTGAAATCATTTCAGTCCAAGATGAAATTTTAAAAATAAAATTACTAGGGAGCTGTGTAGGGTGTTACCACGCTAGTTCTACAACATCAGATTTTGTGAAAAAAATAATTCTTTTGGAAGATGTAGGAGTTAAAGATGTTGTCTTAGAAACCGGTGTTTCAGATGACCTCATAGAGATGGCTAAAAAACTTTTAGCTAAAAAAAATGTTTAA